The nucleotide window CATGTACTATTACATCCCGAAGCGGGCGGAGCGTCCGGTCTATTCCTACCGGCTCTCCATCATCCATTTCTGGTCCCTGATCTTCCTTTATATCTGGGCCGGCCCGCACCACCTGCACTACACGGCGCTGCCGGACTGGGCGCAGACTCTCGGCATGACCTTCTCGATCATGCTTTGGATGCCCTCCTGGGGGGGCATGATCAACGGCCTGATGACGCTTTCGGGCGCCTGGGACAAGCTCCGCACCGATCCGGTTCTGCGCATGCTGGTGACCTCCGTCGCCTTCTACGGCATGAGCACCTTCGAAGGCCCGGTGATGTCCATCAAGGCGGTGAATGGCCTCAGCCACTACACTGACTGGACCATCGGCCACGTGCATTCCGGTGCGCTCGGCTGGGTCGGCATGGTCAGTTTCGGCGCGCTCTATTGCGTGGTTCCGATCATGTGGAACCGGGAGCGGCTCTATTCGCTGCGCCTCGTCGGCTGGCACTTCTGGATCTCGACCATTGGCATCGTGCTCTACATCACGTCGATGTGGGTGTCCGGTATCCTGCAGGGTCTGATGTGGCGGGCATATGACAGCCTCGGCTTCCTGGAATATTCCTTCGTCGAGACCGTTGAAGCCATGCATCCCTTCTATGTGATCCGGGCTCTTGGTGGCGCAGTGTTCGTCGCTGGCTCCCTGGTCATGGCCTACAATCTTTATCGCACCATGCGGGGGGATCTTCGTGATGAAGCTCCGTTCGTGGGAGCGCCAGTGCGCGCGCCCCAGGCTGCGGTCGCGGCGGGAGAATGATCAATGTCGCTTCTCAATAAACACTCTGTCTTCGAGAAGAATTCGATCCTGCTTACTGTCGGTATTCTGATCACAGTCGCCATCGGCGGCCTGGTTGAAATCGCACCGCTCTTCTATCTGGAGAGCACCATCGAGAAGGTGAAGGGCATGCGGCCCTACACCCCGCTCGAGCTGGCGGGACGGAACATCTATATCCGCGAGGGCTGCTACAACTGCCACAGCCAGATGGTGCGGCCGTTCCGGGACGAGGCCGAGCGCTATGGCCATTACAGCCTCGCCGCGGAAAGCATGTACGACCACCCGTTCCAGTGGGGCTCGAAGCGGACCGGACCGGACCTCGCCCGGGTGGGTGCCCGTTATTCGGACGACTGGCACGTTGCGCACATGAACAATCCGCGCTCCGTGGTGCCTGAATCGATCATGCCCGGCTATCCGTTCCTCGCCGAGCACCCGCTCAAGATCGAGGATCTCGCCGGTCACCTCATCGCCAACCGCGGTGTAGGCGTCCCCTATTCCGATGAAATGATCGAGAAGGCCGTCGAGGATGCCCGTACCCAGGTCAACCCGGACGCGGACGATTTCGATGCCTTCATGGAGCGCTATCCAAAGGCTCAGGTCCGGGACTTCGACGGCAATCCGGAAAAGCTGTCCGAGCTTGATGCTCTGATCGCCTATCTCCAGATGCTCGGCACCCTGGTCGATTTCGACCTCTACGCCAAAGACCCGGCACTCAGGTAGGAGGAGGAACCCATGACATATCAGACTGTTTCCGCCTTCGCGCAATCCTGGGGCCTGGTGTTCCTGGTCGTGATGTTCAGCACCGCCGTCGTCTACGCGCTGTGGCCCGGCAACAAGAACAAGTTCAAGAAAGCCGCGCATTTGCCGCTTGAGGAGGATTGACCGTGGCTCACAATGTTGAAAAAGACGATGTGACCGGCATCGAGACAACCGGTCATGAGTGGGACGGGATCAAGGAACTCAACAACCCGCTCCCGCGCTGGTGGCTCTGGACCTTCTATGCCTGCATCGTCTGGGCAATAGGGTACTGGGTTGTGTATCCGACCTGGCCGCTGATCAGCAGCCATACAAAGGGCATGATCGGCTATTCCTCCCGTCAGGACGTGGTGGACAAGATTGCCGAAGCAAAAGCAGCCCAGGCACAGTATCTCGATCGGATCGAGGTCGCATCGCTGGCAGACATCCGTGCGGATACCGAGTTGCTGAACTTCTCCCTCGCGGGCGGCAAGTCGGCCTTCGCGGTTAATTGCTCCCAGTGCCACGGTCAGGGTGCCCAGGGCTTCGTTGGCTACCCGAACCTGAACGACGACGACTGGATCTGGGGCGGCACGCCGGAAGAGATTTCGGCAACGATCCATTACGGTATCCGCTCCGCCCATGAAGACACCCGCTTTAGCGTGATGCCTGCCTTCGGCAAGGACGGGCTGCTCGAGCGGCAGCAGATCAATCAGGTGGTTGAATATGTCCTGAAGATCTCGGGGCAGGAGCATGACGAGGCGGCGGCATCTGAAGGCCAAACCGTCTTCGCCGAGCAGTGTTCATCCTGCCATGGTGACACAGGCCAGGGTCTGCACGACTTGGGTGCTCCCCGGCTCTCCGATGCGATCTGGCTCTATGGCGGTGATCGCCAGGCCCTGCGCGAGACGGTTACCAATGCCCGCTTCGGCGTGATGCCGGACTGGACCAACCGCCTCGACGAGGCGACCATCAAGCAGCTCGCCATCTATGTCCACTCGCTCGGCGGCGGCGAATAAACCTCGGTTCTCCCGCCGGTTCGCCGGCGGGAGAACATCTCGTACGTGATCCGGGTCCGGCCTTTCCGGTCCCCGTCAGTCAACCGACATACAGGTCACCCCAATGGACCAGGCCAGCCAAGCAGCCAGCCAAGCCAGCGTGTCATCGGCAAAAGTCGAGACGATCGATGTCGATGCCGTCAACAAGAAGGAGGAACGCTCCCTCTACAAGGCGCGCGTCAAGATCTACCCGAAGCGCGCCAAGGGTGTGTTCCGAAAGCTGAAATGGTTGGTCATGGCCGCGACACTGGCGGTCTATTACCTCGCCCCGTGGATCCGCTGGGATCGCGGCCCGAACGCACCCGACCAAGCCATCCTGATCGATTTCCCGGCCCGGCGATTCTATTTCTTCTTCATCGAGATCTGGCCTGAAGAGGTCTATTATCTGACCGGCTTGCTGATCATAGCCGCTCTCGGACTGTTTCTTGTCACCAGCCTCGCTGGCAGAGTCTGGTGTGGTTATACCTGCCCGCAGACGGTCTGGACCGACCTCTTTATCTGGGTTGAGCGTCTGGTCGAGGGCGACCGCAGTGCCCGCATCCGGCTCGACAAAGCCCCCCTATCCGTTAACAAGATCGCGCGTAAAACCACGAAGCACGTGCTGTGGATCCTGATTGGCATGGCGACCGGTGGCGCCTGGATCTTCTATTTCGCCGACGCGCCGACGCTGCTTGTCGATCTCTTCACCTTTCAGGCCCCGATCGTCGCCTACAGCACCGTCG belongs to Nisaea sp. and includes:
- the ccoN gene encoding cytochrome-c oxidase, cbb3-type subunit I, yielding MAESPAVPVTGDDVGYMDGVIRAGAIASTFWGVVGFIVGLVIALQLAFPVLNFDLPWTNFGRLRPLHTSAVIFAFGGNVLIMTSFHVVQRTCKARLAGGLAPWFVFWGYQLFIVLAATGYVLGITQSKEYAEPEWYVDLWLTIVWVAYLLVFLGTLWKRREPHIYVANWFYLAFIITIAMLHIVNNLSLPVSITGAKSYSAFSGVQDALTQWWYGHNAVGFFLTAGFLAIMYYYIPKRAERPVYSYRLSIIHFWSLIFLYIWAGPHHLHYTALPDWAQTLGMTFSIMLWMPSWGGMINGLMTLSGAWDKLRTDPVLRMLVTSVAFYGMSTFEGPVMSIKAVNGLSHYTDWTIGHVHSGALGWVGMVSFGALYCVVPIMWNRERLYSLRLVGWHFWISTIGIVLYITSMWVSGILQGLMWRAYDSLGFLEYSFVETVEAMHPFYVIRALGGAVFVAGSLVMAYNLYRTMRGDLRDEAPFVGAPVRAPQAAVAAGE
- the ccoO gene encoding cytochrome-c oxidase, cbb3-type subunit II — its product is MSLLNKHSVFEKNSILLTVGILITVAIGGLVEIAPLFYLESTIEKVKGMRPYTPLELAGRNIYIREGCYNCHSQMVRPFRDEAERYGHYSLAAESMYDHPFQWGSKRTGPDLARVGARYSDDWHVAHMNNPRSVVPESIMPGYPFLAEHPLKIEDLAGHLIANRGVGVPYSDEMIEKAVEDARTQVNPDADDFDAFMERYPKAQVRDFDGNPEKLSELDALIAYLQMLGTLVDFDLYAKDPALR
- a CDS encoding cbb3-type cytochrome c oxidase subunit 3, translated to MTYQTVSAFAQSWGLVFLVVMFSTAVVYALWPGNKNKFKKAAHLPLEED
- the ccoP gene encoding cytochrome-c oxidase, cbb3-type subunit III yields the protein MAHNVEKDDVTGIETTGHEWDGIKELNNPLPRWWLWTFYACIVWAIGYWVVYPTWPLISSHTKGMIGYSSRQDVVDKIAEAKAAQAQYLDRIEVASLADIRADTELLNFSLAGGKSAFAVNCSQCHGQGAQGFVGYPNLNDDDWIWGGTPEEISATIHYGIRSAHEDTRFSVMPAFGKDGLLERQQINQVVEYVLKISGQEHDEAAASEGQTVFAEQCSSCHGDTGQGLHDLGAPRLSDAIWLYGGDRQALRETVTNARFGVMPDWTNRLDEATIKQLAIYVHSLGGGE